Proteins encoded by one window of Vespula pensylvanica isolate Volc-1 chromosome 6, ASM1446617v1, whole genome shotgun sequence:
- the LOC122630069 gene encoding uncharacterized protein LOC122630069, which produces MRIPLASYAQTEHQNYPIGFGAPDNIQISLANGNIMKIPLASINISEEVNKSGIWQQVNESNEKQKQPKLMNVSKSKKHLKKEGSLLVDETTRLTTMTEEDEDDNGISIKVDLIRSKESIGPLKVNGTTSAETSV; this is translated from the exons ATGCGGATACCCTTGGCTTCTTACGCACAGACA GAACATCAGAATTATCCCATCGGTTTTGGAGCACCGGATAACATTCAAATATCTTTGGCAAACGGAAATATTATGAAGATTCCATTGGCGAGCATCAATATCAGCGAGGAAGTCAATAAGAGTGGGATTTGGCAACAAGTTAATGAGAGTAACGAGAAGCAGAAACAACCGAAATTAATGAA CGTAAGCAAATCGAAGAAGCATCTCAAGAAGGAAGGCTCGTTGCTGGTCGACGAAACGACGAGGCTGACGACGATGACggaggaagacgaagatgacAATGGCATATCGATCAAG GTAGATCTTATACGATCGAAGGAGAGTATCGGCCCATTGAAAGTAAATGGCACTACGTCGGCAGAGACATCCGTTTAA
- the LOC122630064 gene encoding PC4 and SFRS1-interacting protein isoform X2 — MVKLQKKFFAGDKVFAKVRGYPPWPAKVEKVTDPNSKNAKYSVYFYGTGETAVCKVEELFTYTENKAKFGNKALRRKFFHEGLQQLEEELKNEKSKATADLQESNMVEESGTKGSSVASEAPKASAMDSDLESGSLIIDEGDKKKSLKRKPFSTTSNNPETPELKKKRGKAKALSTSTSDTSKQELSLDSQGEDSPKEIVSRSGRKIKPKRFADFSSSEETEEHSARGRGKNKNDDSMEHASSAGTYKKKTVTTEKKNSAGETSFLDKTYVVSPPFSDAPNRFLLARTFAGEYVGIKLDINRPKSFDNEKARTQWDWTTARNAMKLKAQLESGEILPEQVKETLEFDIYIPEDGKILLDKDGLLRRQSYKLRWLRMEAQLLQLDSQIKSNLGLDRANADKCLEAMDEVLSLSIDPLMLKKHPRLVETVKRLRRYVGNLTEWKLSKEDEAIFKQKAELIRQKAEHIYNKFKAMFTIPEGQSFWRSFSNQVDHLKEVTKDFSQEKFYSLMSDPTCPGADISENTPANDSGSQADTDVTVKVESEQVPIISESPKETETK; from the exons ATGGTGAAActgcaaaagaaattttttgctGGTGATAAAGTTTTTGCGAAAGTTCGAGGTTACCCGCCATGGCCAGCTAAA GTTGAAAAGGTTACGGACCCGAACTCTAAAAATGCTAAATATAGCGTTTACTTTTATGGTACCGGTGAAAC CGCCGTATGTAAAGTTGAAGAACTATTTACCTATACcgaaaataaagcaaaatttGGTAATAAAGcattacgaagaaaattttttcacgAAGGTTTGCAACAACTTgaagaagaattgaaaaacgaaaaaagtaaAGCTACTGCAGATTTACAAG AATCAAATATGGTAGAAGAAAGTGGTACAAAGGGTAGTAGTGTAGCTTCAGAAGCACCAAAAGCTAGTGCAATGGATAGTGATTTGGAGTCTGGATCTTTAATAATTGAtgaaggagataaaaagaaatctttaaagAGAAAACCTTTTTCTACAACATCTAATAATCCA GAAACGcctgaattaaaaaagaaacgcggGAAGGCAAAGGCTTTATCTACATCAACAAGTGACACATCAAAACAAGAATTATCTCTTGATTCTCAAGGGGAGGATTCGCCTAAAGAAATCGTCAGCCGCAGTGGACGAAAAATAAAACCAAAACGTTTTGCAGATTTCTCAAGTTCTGAAGAAACAGAAG AACATTCTGCTAGAGGACGcggcaaaaataaaaacgatgattCTATGGAGCATGCATCTTCTGCTGGAACttataagaagaaaactgTGACCACGGAAA agaaaaatagtgcTGGCGAAACATCGTTTCTGGACAAGACTTATGTTGTTAGTCCTCCGTTTTCCGACGCACcaaatcgatttcttcttgCGCGAACGTTCGCAGGTGAATACGTGGGTATTAAATTAGACATAAACAGGCCAAAATCGTTTGATAACGAAAAAGCTAGAACGCAATGGGATTGGACTACAGCTCGAAACGCAATGAAGCTAAAAGCTCAATTAGAAAGCGGTGAAATTTTACCAGAGCAAGTCAAAGAAACATtagaatttgatatatatataccagaGGATGGAAAAATTCTGTTGGACAAAGATGGTTTGCTTCGTCGGCAATCTTATAAATTAAG atgGCTTCGTATGGAAGCACAATTGTTACAATTGGATTctcaaataaaatctaatcttGGTTTGGATCGGGCTAATGCTGACAAATGTTTAGAAGCGATGGATGAAGTattgtctctttctattgATCCGTTAATGTTAAAAAAGCATCCACGTTTGGTTGAAACTGTGAAAAGG TTAAGGCGATATGTTGGTAACTTAACCGAATGGAAGTTGAGCAAAGAAGACGAG GCCATTTTCAAGCAAAAGGCAGAACTGATAAGACAGAAAGCAGAGCATATATACAACAAATTTAAG GCCATGTTCACTATACCAGAGGGACAGTCGTTTTGGCGATCATTTTCTAATCAAGTGGACCATTTGAAAGAAGTAACGAAAGATTTTTCccaagaaaaattttactcCTTAATGTCTGATCCTACTTGTCCAg GTGCTGATATATCGGAGAATACACCTGCGAATGATAGTGGCAGTCAAGCAGATACAGACGTTACAGTAAAAGTAGAATCGGAACAAGTACCTATCATATCTGAAAGCCCTAAAGAAACAGAAACCAAGTAA
- the LOC122630064 gene encoding PC4 and SFRS1-interacting protein isoform X1 translates to MVKLQKKFFAGDKVFAKVRGYPPWPAKVEKVTDPNSKNAKYSVYFYGTGETAVCKVEELFTYTENKAKFGNKALRRKFFHEGLQQLEEELKNEKSKATADLQESNMVEESGTKGSSVASEAPKASAMDSDLESGSLIIDEGDKKKSLKRKPFSTTSNNPETPELKKKRGKAKALSTSTSDTSKQELSLDSQGEDSPKEIVSRSGRKIKPKRFADFSSSEETEGANKSEHSARGRGKNKNDDSMEHASSAGTYKKKTVTTEKKNSAGETSFLDKTYVVSPPFSDAPNRFLLARTFAGEYVGIKLDINRPKSFDNEKARTQWDWTTARNAMKLKAQLESGEILPEQVKETLEFDIYIPEDGKILLDKDGLLRRQSYKLRWLRMEAQLLQLDSQIKSNLGLDRANADKCLEAMDEVLSLSIDPLMLKKHPRLVETVKRLRRYVGNLTEWKLSKEDEAIFKQKAELIRQKAEHIYNKFKAMFTIPEGQSFWRSFSNQVDHLKEVTKDFSQEKFYSLMSDPTCPGADISENTPANDSGSQADTDVTVKVESEQVPIISESPKETETK, encoded by the exons ATGGTGAAActgcaaaagaaattttttgctGGTGATAAAGTTTTTGCGAAAGTTCGAGGTTACCCGCCATGGCCAGCTAAA GTTGAAAAGGTTACGGACCCGAACTCTAAAAATGCTAAATATAGCGTTTACTTTTATGGTACCGGTGAAAC CGCCGTATGTAAAGTTGAAGAACTATTTACCTATACcgaaaataaagcaaaatttGGTAATAAAGcattacgaagaaaattttttcacgAAGGTTTGCAACAACTTgaagaagaattgaaaaacgaaaaaagtaaAGCTACTGCAGATTTACAAG AATCAAATATGGTAGAAGAAAGTGGTACAAAGGGTAGTAGTGTAGCTTCAGAAGCACCAAAAGCTAGTGCAATGGATAGTGATTTGGAGTCTGGATCTTTAATAATTGAtgaaggagataaaaagaaatctttaaagAGAAAACCTTTTTCTACAACATCTAATAATCCA GAAACGcctgaattaaaaaagaaacgcggGAAGGCAAAGGCTTTATCTACATCAACAAGTGACACATCAAAACAAGAATTATCTCTTGATTCTCAAGGGGAGGATTCGCCTAAAGAAATCGTCAGCCGCAGTGGACGAAAAATAAAACCAAAACGTTTTGCAGATTTCTCAAGTTCTGAAGAAACAGAAGGTGCTAATAAAAGTG AACATTCTGCTAGAGGACGcggcaaaaataaaaacgatgattCTATGGAGCATGCATCTTCTGCTGGAACttataagaagaaaactgTGACCACGGAAA agaaaaatagtgcTGGCGAAACATCGTTTCTGGACAAGACTTATGTTGTTAGTCCTCCGTTTTCCGACGCACcaaatcgatttcttcttgCGCGAACGTTCGCAGGTGAATACGTGGGTATTAAATTAGACATAAACAGGCCAAAATCGTTTGATAACGAAAAAGCTAGAACGCAATGGGATTGGACTACAGCTCGAAACGCAATGAAGCTAAAAGCTCAATTAGAAAGCGGTGAAATTTTACCAGAGCAAGTCAAAGAAACATtagaatttgatatatatataccagaGGATGGAAAAATTCTGTTGGACAAAGATGGTTTGCTTCGTCGGCAATCTTATAAATTAAG atgGCTTCGTATGGAAGCACAATTGTTACAATTGGATTctcaaataaaatctaatcttGGTTTGGATCGGGCTAATGCTGACAAATGTTTAGAAGCGATGGATGAAGTattgtctctttctattgATCCGTTAATGTTAAAAAAGCATCCACGTTTGGTTGAAACTGTGAAAAGG TTAAGGCGATATGTTGGTAACTTAACCGAATGGAAGTTGAGCAAAGAAGACGAG GCCATTTTCAAGCAAAAGGCAGAACTGATAAGACAGAAAGCAGAGCATATATACAACAAATTTAAG GCCATGTTCACTATACCAGAGGGACAGTCGTTTTGGCGATCATTTTCTAATCAAGTGGACCATTTGAAAGAAGTAACGAAAGATTTTTCccaagaaaaattttactcCTTAATGTCTGATCCTACTTGTCCAg GTGCTGATATATCGGAGAATACACCTGCGAATGATAGTGGCAGTCAAGCAGATACAGACGTTACAGTAAAAGTAGAATCGGAACAAGTACCTATCATATCTGAAAGCCCTAAAGAAACAGAAACCAAGTAA
- the LOC122630062 gene encoding sodium bicarbonate cotransporter 3, with amino-acid sequence MNRSQIVREKIFRLRNIVARVLLSSSLLFSLSLSVSLVVSFSKGQGAKFDCIDWIEYLIWTFFQRTRRMDSSYSFYKPWMQPGIGVGRGGGGGGGRGGGGGGGGGGGRGGTTASGVGGGGGAAHVAGTADDEAPKDPGARITHQSYTEKDYEGHRAHTVYVGVHLPGERRHRRHHKHHHSQRQSYGDTKEDIDNERPRQLVMTRRARLASICDPDGEMIFTPPAQRVQFILGEEVGDDAHESHPLFSEMEELVKDGDEMEWKETARWIKFEEDVEEGGNRWSKPHVATLSLHSLFELRSLLLNGTVMLDMEANSLEQIADLVLDNMINKGALSNESREKVREALLVRHRHQHERRKDNNMSRLPIIRSLAEIGRNHSSSKKYGCTCGMHALLTSDLQERRDVRDAYAPSVGRSSSCPNSNTALLSKEAKDLKGPYLLVPGQEPGANGIDRSPSSVSISRNHSSSALENGDANHRGNTHFMRKIPAGAEASNILVGEVDFLDKTLSAFIRLSQAGIMGDLTEVPVPTRFIFVLLGPMGGISGFHEIGRAMATLMSDEVFHDVAYKAKNRNHLLAGIDEFLDAVTVLPPGEWDPTIRIEPPAAIPSQDVRKRPKEEKPKEEADEEADEQKQREESGLSRTGRLFGGLINDVKRKAPFYFSDFKDALALQCVASFIFLYFACLSPIITFGGLLSEATGKNMAAMESLVSGFVCGLGYGFFSGQPLTILGSTGPVLVFETIVYEFCKQSDWNYMSFRFWIGTWTTVILLTLVALDASAFVCYITRFTEENFATLIAFIFIYKAVENVLSIGKKYPINTHANDPLAYECWCKPPNDSSSYGSENVNWTTLDRTTCQNYNGTLIGEGCNVPQYVPDVFLMSIILFMGTFLLSVEMKDFKNALFFPSKVRQVLSDFAVIIAIFSMSLLDHFVGIPTPKLEVPEEFKPTLEGRGWMIWPFQNNPWWSAIVAILPALLGTILIFMDQQITAVIVNRKENKLKKGCGYHLDLFILAILIEVCSVMGLPWFVAATVLSINHVNSLKLESECAAPGEKPQFLGVREQRVTHILIFLMIGCSVLLTPMLRHIPMPVLFGVFLYMGVASLKGLQFFDRILIMLMPVKYQPDYMFLRQVPLKRVHVFTAIQLTCLACLWIIKSFSTTSILFPLMLVVMIGIRKSLDLIFTQRELKILDDVMPEPSKKHADDLRQLESGEVSIVRRILRNLACRK; translated from the exons ACCGTGGATGCAGCCTGGAATAGGAGTAGGtcgtggtggaggaggaggcggaggtagaggaggaggaggaggaggaggaggaggaggaggaagaggaggaacaACAGCAtcaggagtaggaggaggaggaggcgcGGCCCACGTGGCCGGAACAGCCGACGATGAGGCACCGAAAGATCCAGGCGCTCGTATCACCCATCAATCCTACACCGAAAAGGATTATGAAG GTCATCGAGCACACACGGTCTACGTGGGCGTACATTTACCCGGCGAGAGAAGACATCGTCGGCATCATAAACACCATCATTCTCAACGGCAATCGTATGGAGACACTAAAGAGGATATCGACAACGAAAGACCTA GACAATTGGTGATGACGCGCAGGGCTCGTCTCGCGAGCATTTGCGACCCCGACGGCGAGATGATAT TCACGCCGCCGGCGCAGAGAGTGCAATTTATTCTTGGCGAGGAAGTCGGGGACGATGCTCACGAATCGCATCCTCTCTTTTCCGAGATGGAAGAACTCGTCAAGGATGGAGATGAAATGGAATGGAAGGAAACCGCGAG ATGGATCAAGTTCGAGGAAGACGTGGAAGAAGGTGGAAACAGATGGAGCAAACCGCACGTAGCTACGTTATCGTTACATTCGCTCTTCGAACTGAGAAGTTTGCTTTTGAATGGCACCGTGATGCTCGACATGGAGGCCAATAGTCTCGAACAGATAGCCGATCTCGTTCTAGATAATATGATCAACAAAGGTGCACTGTCGAACGAGTCTCGAGAAAAG GTAAGAGAAGCTCTTCTAGTGAGACATCGACATCAGCACGAGAGACGTAAGGACAACAACATGTCGAGATTACCGATCATAAGATCCTTGGCAGAGATTGGACGTAATCATTCGTCATCGAAGA AGTACGGCTGTACATGTGGTATGCATGCCTTGTTGACGTCAGATTTGCAGGAGCGTCGCGACGTCAGGGACGCCTATGCGCCCTCCGTCGGCCGCAGCAGCAGTTGTCCAAACTCGAATACGGCCCTACTTTCGAAAGAGGCGAAAGATCTGAAAGGGCCATACCTTCTGGTACCAG GTCAAGAGCCAGGTGCCAATGGAATCGATCGAAGTCCGAGCAGCGTTTCGATCAGCAGAAATCACAGTTCTTCCGCTTTGGAAAACGGAGATGCCAATCATAGG GGTAACACACATTTCATGAGAAAGATACCGGCCGGTGCCGAAGCGAGCAACATCCTCGTGGGCGAGGTCGATTTTCTAGACAAAACCTTGTCCGCCTTCATACGACTCAGTCAAGCAGGGATAATGGGCGATCTCACGGAGGTACCGGTGCCAACGAGATTTATCTTCGTTCTTCTAGGACCTATG GGTGGAATTTCGGGTTTCCACGAAATTGGACGTGCTATGGCGACGCTAATGTCCGACGAGGTCTTCCACGACGTCGCATACAAGGCCAAAAATAGGAACCACCTTCTGGCTGGTATCGACGAATTTCTAGACGCGGTGACCGTCTTGCCTCCGGGCGAGTGGGATCCTACCATCAGGATAGAACCACCGGCTGCCATACCGTCGCAA GACGTGAGGAAAAGGCCGAAGGAGGAAAAGCCGAAGGAAGAAGCCGACGAGGAGGCCGACGAACAGAAGCAGAGGGAGGAATCCGGTTTATCCAGAACGGGAAGACTTTTCGGAGGCTTGATAAACGACGTGAAAAGAAAGGCGCCATTTTACTTTTCCGATTTCAAAGACGCGCTGGCTCTACAGTGCGTCGCatccttcattttcttataCTTTGCCTGTCTCTCGCCCATCATAACCTTCGGTGGCCTCTTGAGCGAGGCCACGGGAAAGAACATGGCCGCGATGGAATCTTTGGTATCCGGATTCGTCTGCGGTCTCGGATACGGATTCTTCTCGGGACAACCGCTCACTATTTTAGGATCGACCGGGCCGGTCTTGGTCTTCGAGACGATCGTCTATGAATTTTGCAAGCAATCCGATTGGAATTACATGTCTTTTCGCTTTTGGATCGGTACGTGGACGACCGTCATTCTGTTAACACTCGTAGCCCTTGACGCGAGCGCCTTCGTCTGCTACATAACCCGATTTACCGAAGAAAATTTCGCCACTCTCATcgctttcatttttatttacaag GCTGTGGAAAACGTCCTCTCGATCGGCAAAAAGTATCCTATAAATACTCACGCCAACGATCCCTTGGCTTACGAATGCTGGTGCAAACCACCGAACGATAGCTCGTCCTACGGCTCCGAGAACGTAAATTGGACGACGCTGGATCGGACAACGTGTCAG AATTACAACGGCACGCTTATAGGAGAGGGTTGTAACGTACCGCAATACGTACCCGATGTGTTCCTCATGTCAATTATCCTTTTCATGGGCACCTTCTTGTTATCCGTCGAGATGAAGGACTTTAAGAatgctcttttctttccatcgaaG GTCAGACAAGTGTTGAGCGATTTTGCCGTTATTATCGCGATCTTCTCGATGTCCTTGTTGGATCATTTCGTGGGTATCCCAACGCCAAAGTTAGAAGTACCTGAAGAATTCAAGCCGACCTTGGAAGGCCGGGGATGGATGATTTGGCCTTTTCAGAATAATCCATGGTGGAGCGCCATCGTGGCTATTCTACCCGCTCTCTTGGGCACTATACTGATCTTTATGGATCAGCAGATAACGGCGGTGATCGTTAACAGGAAGGAAAACAAGTTAAAG AAAGGATGCGGCTATCATCTGGACCTGTTTATCCTGGCAATCCTGATAGAGGTCTGTTCGGTGATGGGCTTACCGTGGTTCGTGGCGGCTACCGTGCTTTCCATAAATCACGTGAATTCGTTGAAATTGGAGTCGGAGTGCGCAGCGCCGGGCGAGAAGCCACAGTTCTTAGGCGTTCGAGAGCAGAGAGTTACGCACATACTGATCTTTCTCATGATCGGTTGCTCCGTTCTTCTGACGCCGATGCTCAGGCACATACCGATGCCAGTCCTATTCGGTGTCTTCCTTTACATGGGCGTGGCTTCTCTCAAAGGACTCCAGTTCTTCGATAGAATTCTCATCATGCTAATGCCGGTCAAATACCAACCCGACTACATGTTCCTTCGACAG GTGCCGTTAAAACGCGTCCACGTATTCACAGCGATACAACTGACTTGTCTAGCTTGTCTATGGATCATCAAGTCGTTTAGCACTACCTCCATTCTATTTCCATTGATG CTCGTAGTGATGATCGGCATTCGCAAGTCCCTCGACTTGATCTTCACTCAGCGAGAATTGAAGATACTCGACGACGTGATGCCGGAACCGAGCAAGAAGCACGCCGACGATCTTCGCCAATTGGAGAGCGGCGAGGTTAGCATCGTCAGACGAATATTAAGAAACTTAGCTTGTCGTAAATAG